The following are from one region of the Trichoderma breve strain T069 chromosome 5, whole genome shotgun sequence genome:
- a CDS encoding aldehyde dehydrogenase family domain-containing protein: MALFTTIKTPTATYEQPLGLFINNEFVKGTEGKLIETYNPADEKLITSVHEATEVDVDIAVAAARKALETTWHQITPSERGHLLMKLADLFERDFETLAAIESLDNGKALSLARIDVAGAAGCLRYYGGWADKIHGQTIETDPNSLNYTRHEPIGVCGQIIPWNFPLLMWAWKIGPAVAAGNTVVLKTAEQTPLSGLYASALAKEAGFPAGVINTISGYGRVAGSAISSHMDIDKVAFTGSTPVGRTILQAAAKSNLKKVTLELGGKSPNIIFNDADLDNAIKWANFGIYYTSGQICCAGSRILVQEGIYDEFVKRFKERALQNKLGNPFDEQTFQGPQVSQLQFDRIMGYIEAGKQGGATLALGGGRYGDKGFFIEPTVFTDVTPDMKIAQEEIFGPVAAIQKFKDEEEAIKIGNNSNYGLAAAIHTSNVNTAIRVSNALQAGTVWINQYNMLSYQTPFGGYKESGIGRELGSYALENYTQVKSVRCKVEE, from the exons ATGGCACTTTTTACAACTATCAAGACTCCTACTGCAACATATGAGCAGCCCCTTGGCCT cttcatcaacaaTGAGTTCGTGAAGGGAACTGAAGGCAAATTAATTGAAACTTACAACCCTGCGGATGAGAAACTCATTACTTCTGTCCATGAAGCCACAGAGGTGGATGTTGAtattgctgttgctgcggcACGCAAGGCCCTCGAAACcacatggcatcaaatcacCCCATCTGAGCGCGGTCATCTGCTCATGAAGTTGGCGGATCTTTTCGAACGCGATTTCGAAACTCTTGCGGCTATTGAGTCTCTTGACAACGGCAAGGCACTGAGCCTGGCGAGGATCGATGTTGCCGGCGCTGCTGGTTGCCTGCGATACTACGGTGGCTGGGCAGACAAGATTCACGGTCAAACAATCGAGACGGATCCCAACTCCCTCAACTACACTCGTCATGAGCCTATCGGCGTCTGCGGTCAGATCATCCCATGGAACTTCCCTCTTCTTATGTGGGCTTGGAAGATCGGCCCCGCGGTTGCGGCTGGTAACACTGTCGTTCTCAAAACTGCTGAACAAACTCCTCTTTCTGGTCTCTACGCGTCCGCATTGGCAAAAGAGGCCGGATTCCCCGCTGGTGTAATTAACACTATTTCCGGCTACGGTCGTGTTGCCGGATCCGCAATCTCCAGTCACATGGACATTGACAAAGTCGCCTTCACCGGCTCTACCCCCGTCGGACGAACTATCCTCCAAGCTGCAGCGAAGAGCAACCTCAAGAAGGTGACTTTGGAACTCGGCGGTAAATCACCAAACATTATCTTCAACGATGCCGACTTAGACAATGCTATCAAATGGGCCAACTTCGGTATCTACTACACTAGCGGACAGATCTGCTGTGCAGGCTCTCGTATCCTCGTGCAGGAAGGCATCTATGACGAATTTGTCAAGCGATTCAAGGAGCGAGCACTACAGAACAAGCTTGGTAACCCTTTTGACGAGCAGACTTTCCAAGGTCCTCAGGTCTCACAGCTACAATTCGACCGGATTATGGGATACATTGAGGCTGGTAAGCAGGGTGGTGCGACTCTTGCTTTGGGAGGTGGACGATATGGTGACAAAGGTTTCTTTATTGAACCTACTGTCTTTACCGATGTGACACCAGATATGAAGATCGCCCAGGAGGAGATTTTCGGTCCTGTTGCAGCCATTCAGAAGttcaaggatgaggaggaggctaTCAAGATTGGAAATAACAGCAACTATG GTCTTGCGGCTGCTATCCATACTAGCAATGTCAACACTGCGATCCGCGTCTCAAACGCTCTACAGGCAGG TACTGTCTGGATCAACCAATACAATATGCTGTCCTACCAGACTCCATTTGGTGGATACAAGGAGTCGGGTATTGGCCGTGAGCTTGGTTCCTATGCCCTTGAGAACTACACCCAGGTTAAGTCTGTTCG ATGCAAGGTTGAAGAATAG
- a CDS encoding FAD binding domain-containing protein, producing MSPTGFKVIVVGGGPVRLVASHALSRAGIDFVVLESRPSIVLDAGSNLVINPMGLRVLGQLGLLPAFDAVSSPLAQIERRDHNGKDLGTSQAFVHISENHGRSLRAVSRHDLTAVLYDSLSDESKAKMFANKRVSSISITDDDVTVLCRDGTSYNGSIIVGADGAHSVVRDQMRTLALQASQTSGPENSQVNEEQPFLTTYRALWIRFPTQGDLHPGDANETHGRDVAVQLFAGEDTTVIGIYERMDKPTRERIRYSTADEEALVSRWGHLPISRGLTIRDAYNARVGDGRGAGMINLEEGVVQHWSHAGRIVLSGDAAHKFTPSTGAGCNNGIVDVVTLSNELANMFRSIGGVHSIPTTAQLSAAFKAYQGTRFDAVIAGCVGSGQVTAMATWQGQLVKFVDRYVISNRTIEKCIYSRAAAGIAKTPVFDYINGEEELNGKVPWTQPMTSSDFAVIN from the exons ATGAGCCCCACAGGGTTTAAAGTcattgttgttggtggcggCCCCGTCAGGCTTGTTGCATCCCATGCCCTGTCCCGTGCTGGTATCGATTTCGTTGTGCTCGAAAGCCGGCCCAGTATTGTACTCGACGCCGGTTCTAACCTGGTCATAAACCCTATGGGCTTGCGTGTCCTGGGCCAGCTTGGACTTCTCCCTGCCTTCGATGCCGTTAGTTCACCGTTGGCTCAAATTGAACGCCGGGACCACAATGGGAAGGATCTGGGCACCAGCCAGGCTTTTGTACATATCAGTGAAAA CCATGGCCGCTCCCTCAGAGCCGTCAGCCGCCACGATCTTACCGCTGTCCTCTACGATTCACTCTCAGATGAGAGCAAGGCCAAAATGTTCGCTAACAAGCGCGtttccagcatctccatcacagATGACGATGTAACTGTCCTTTGTCGTGATGGGACTTCATACAACGGATCCATCATTGTCGGAGCAGATGGTGCCCATAGCGTTGTACGTGACCAGATGCGCACACTCGCTCTCCAAGCAAGCCAGACTTCAGGCCCCGAGAATTCTCAAGTCAACGAAGAACAGCCATTCCTGACCACCTACCGTGCTCTCTGGATCCGCTTTCCCACGCAGGGCGATCTGCACCCTGGAGACGCCAACGAGACTCACGGGCGTGACGTCGCTGTCCAGCTGTTTGCTGGCGAGGACACCACCGTTATTGGCATCTATGAGCGTATGGACAAGCCAACCCGTGAGCGCATCCGTTACAGCACCGCCGACGAAGAGGCGTTGGTCAGCCGCTGGGGTCACCTACCCATCTCACGCGGATTGACGATCCGCGACGCCTACAATGCACGCGTCGGCGATGGCAGGGGCGCTGGGATGATCAACCTCGAGGAGGGTGTCGTCCAACACTGGTCACACGCTGGGCGTATCGTGCTTTCTGGCGATGCGGCGCACAAGTTCACCCCCAGCACTGGCGCTGGATGCAACAATGGCATCGTTGACGTCGTCACTCTCTCCAATGAGTTGGCTAACATGTTCCGATCCATCGGCGGCGTCCACAGTATCCCAACTACGGCACAACTATCAGCTGCCTTCAAGGCCTATCAAGGCACCCGCTTTGATGCCGTTATCGCTGGCTGCGTCGGCTCCGGCCAAGTCACCGCAATGGCCACTTGGCAAGGACAGCTTGTCAAGTTTGTAGACCGTTATGTCATATCGAATCGCACCATCGAAAAATGTATATATTCTCGGGCTGCTGCGGGCATTGCAAAGACCCCCGTTTTTGATTACAtcaatggcgaggaggagttgAATGGAAAAGTCCCCTGGACGCAGCCTATGACGTCGAGCGACTTTGCAGTCATCAACTGA
- a CDS encoding carboxylesterase family domain-containing protein produces MRISSQILISIVAGFSLAVPAPPINIESNTVEGNSVDSGDIASEFLSSLIANASQANVHDSSKVRRSQSSLQVNLGYAKYKGYYDSASDLNIWKGIRYAAAPIGNLRWQPPRFPATEPSAHPIPATDFGPICPQAYLAVPGVPSILGNEDCLFLNVYAPSNTSRLPVLVYIHGGGYGFGDGTLDMSGIVNSNDNNFIAVTIQYRLGAFGFLSSQEVKSKGIVNAGLLDQAFALLWIKLFIGQFGGDPLSITISGDSAGGSSVLYHDMAAGGSLGTLLFNQGIVASPYLPFQYTYNAAWPTARYYAFAAAAGCPGSRNVFSCLVGKDTVSLQNANIQLAAQQTYGFWAFYPVRDNVYITGLPSQQLKAKKVNGKKLLVGNNANEGPLFVPPSISTITDITNWLHEEFPNLSDTQINAILAVNPNNANTSASPLFETNGVTGLTAVNVSQDANGQQQRANNIYAEATFVCPSYWMASAYTSNSRRSWHYQFSVPFASHTIDMNAYFGPSTPNLSTDFILAFRRIWGNFITKGDPSITNAIANGASSSNSNAANGASTWPAWTETNSKQLNLNETGGVPYSFTTQWGVPVTQFQQPGLRNAISVVPADTWEGGRGTRCNFYQTLASSIPI; encoded by the exons ATGCGTATTTCATCTCAGATTCTCATCTCAATAGTGGCGGGCTTCTCCCTTGCAGTTCCTGCCCCCCCTATCAACATTGAGTCAAATACTGTTGAGGGGAACTCGGTCGACAGCGGCGATATTGCATCAGAGttcttgtccagcttgaTAGCCAATGCTTCACAGGCAAATGTTCATGATTCTAGCAAGGTTCGGCGGTCTCAAAGTTCATTGCAAGTGAACCTTGGTTACGCCAAGTATAAAGGCTACTATGACTCTGCAAGCGACCTAAATATTTGGAAAGG TATAAGATACGCAGCGGCACCTATAGGGAATCTCCGCTGGCAACCACCACGCTTTCCAGCCACTGAGCCATCAGCACACCCAATTCCCGCCACTGACTTTGGCCCCATCTGTCCCCAGGCATATCTAGCTGTGCCTGGAGTCCCTAGCATTCTGGGAAACGAAGACTGCCTGTTCCTGAACGTTTACGCGCCATCCAATACCTCCAGGCTACCGGTCTTAGTATACATCCATGGTGGTGGATACGGCTTTGGTGATGGCACTCTGGATATGAGCGGTATCGTAAACAGTAACGACAACAATTTCATTGCCGTCACAATACAGTATCGG CTAGGCGCATTTGGCTTCCTGTCATCGCAAGAAGTGAAGAGTAAAGGCATTGTAAATGCCGGCCTTCTCGACCAAGCATTTGCACTTCTGTGgatcaagctcttcatcggCCAGTTCGGCGGCGATCCCTTGTCTATTACCATCTCGGGCGACTCGGCCGGCGGGAGCTCTGTTTTGTACCACGATATGGCCGCTGGAGGCAGCTTAGGCACCTTGCTTTTCAACCAGGGAATTGTTGCATCTCCATACTTACCTTTCCAATACACTTATAATGCTGCTTGGCCTACGGCTCGTTACTATGCATTCGCGGCCGCGGCCGGCTGTCCCGGCTCCAGAAATGTCTTCTCTTGCCTCGTTGGAAAAGATACAGTCAGCCTACAGAACGCCAACATCCAACTGGCCGCACAGCAGACTTATGGTTTCTG GGCGTTCTACCCTGTTAGAGACAACGTTTATATCACAGGCCTACCCAGCCAGCAACTGAAAGCTAAAAAAGTGAATGGAAAGAAGCTCTTGGTGGGCAATAACGCCAATGAAGGACCACTTTTTGTACCAccttccatctcaaccatTACCGATATAACCAACTGGCTGCATGAAGAATTCCCCAACCTGTCTGATACCCAAATTAATGCTATCTTAGCAGTGAATCCCAACAACGCAAACACTTCAGCAAGTCCTCTATTTGAGACCAACGGCGTAACAGGTCTGACTGCTGTCAACGTATCTCAGGATGCGAACGGCCAACAGCAACGAGCTAATAATATCTATGCTGAGGCGACGTTTGTTTGCCCGTCTTATTGGATGGCATCGGCCTATACGTCCAATAGCCGGCGGAGCTGGCATTACCAATTCTCGGTACCGTTCGCCTCGCATACCATTGACATGAATGCCTACTTTGGCCCATCGACACCAAACCTGTCTACCGATTTTATCCTGGCATTCAGGCGCATTTGGGGCAATTTTATCACAAAAGGCGATCCATCCATAACGAATGCTATTGCTAACGGAGCCTCTTCGTCAAACTCTAATGCAGCCAACGGCGCTTCTACCTGGCCAGCTTGGACCGAGACCAACTCCAAGCAGCTCAATCTCAATGAGACAGGCGGCGTGCCCTATTCATTCACTACACAATGGGGCGTGCCTGTTACGCAGTTTCAACAGCCTGGCCTACGCAATGCTATCTCTGTCGTCCCAGCCGATACTTGGGAAGGTGGCCGCGGTACGCGGTGCAATTTCTACCAGACGCTAGCAAGCAGCATCCCAATATAG
- a CDS encoding NAD dependent epimerase/dehydratase family domain-containing protein has translation MSISLVTGGTGYIGLYVVKELLEHGHIVHTTVRSLKNKQKCKPLLDLQVAHPSKLHLFEADLLVQGSFKEAMHNCDTVYHIASPFILPQQTKDGMKEIVEPALKGTQNVLDEVNETQSVRRVVLTSSLVPMYCDSSEVYALPKHILTESVWNITASPTYNPYAYSKAESERLAWRVADAQSQPRWDLVAICPGLVLGPPLSNASDSGSLRMLEHMYEGSDRYGIPNYSYAIVDVRDLAVAHVAAGEKAEANGRYIVSHAKSTSMLAMAELVRPFHKQARVLPTRAMPKLLVYLAAPFLNVSKRWADGNLGIDFDLDNKRSKEELHVVYRPLEETFRDHYQSYLARQ, from the exons ATGTCCATCTCCCTTGTCACTGGCGGCACAGGCTACATTGGTCTCTATGTTGTGAAGGAACTTCTCGAGCATGGCCATATAGTGCACACAACAGTACGCAGTCTAAAGAACAAGCAAAAGTGCAAGCCTTTGCTCGACCTACAGGTCGCTCATCCAAGCAAACTGCACCTATTCGAGGCAGACCTGCTTGTCCAAGGCTCCTTCAAAGAAGCAATGCATAATTGCGATACTGTCTACCATATTGCGTCGCCGTTCATTTTGCCGCAACAGACCAAAGATGGAATGAAGGAAATTGTTGAGCCAGCCCTGAAGGGAACTCAGAATGTCCTTGACGAAGTAAATGAGACACAGTCTGTTCGGCGCGTCGTTCTCACATCTTCCC TCGTTCCGATGTATTGCGACAGTTCCGAAGTTTATGCCCTTCCTAAGCACATACTGACTGAATCCGTTTGGAACATTACGGCCTCACCAACATACAATCCCTATGCCTACTCCAAAGCCGAATCAGAGCGGCTGGCCTGGCGTGTCGCCGACGCCCAGTCCCAACCGCGCTGGGATCTCGTTGCCATCTGCCCAGGTCTCGTGCTCGGCCCTCCGCTATCTAACGCCTCGGACTCTGGATCTTTGCGAATGCTTGAGCACATGTATGAAGGATCCGATCGGTACGGCATCCCAAACTACTCATACGCGATTGTCGATGTACGCGACTTGGCAGTCGCGCACGTTGCGGCGGGCGAGAAGGCCGAGGCGAATGGGAGGTACATTGTGTCTCACGCAAAGTCCACAAGTATGCTTGCTATGGCTGAGCTAGTGCGCCCATTCCACAAGCAGGCGAGGGTATTACCGACGAGAGCGATGCCCAAGTTGCTAGTCTATTTGGCAGCACCGTTCCTAAATGTGTCCAAGCGGTGGGCGGATGGAAACCTGGGGATTGACTTTGATTTAGACAATAAGAGGAGTAAAGAAGAGTTGCACGTTGTGTACCGGCCTTTGGAGGAGACATTCAGAGACCATTACCAATCTTACCTTGCTCGGCAGTAA